Proteins from a genomic interval of Crassostrea angulata isolate pt1a10 chromosome 7, ASM2561291v2, whole genome shotgun sequence:
- the LOC128192930 gene encoding CD109 antigen-like isoform X6: MRMWTIFFLAFLATAIAQDTYLVVVPSDVRPGVPLSISVNILQSHGNVNVKADLVDKRTKNHVATTHGTFSQNVPGTLTIQVPDSLGPGSYSLAVHGTHGLKFTNETDLNYQSKSVSIFIQTDKAMYKPGQTVNFRAFAIYPNMSTYTGAMDIEIYDPNTNKIKQILGARDSTGVITNFLEVDTQPVLGDWKIKVMAHGKSTEKTFTIAHYVLPKFEVTVELPSFALSADDNLMGTVRAKYTYGKPVEGTVTLRAKNEYWYRPWNYHGDEPMIEQTLTLTNGEAKFTLSGLSTLNKYLNERYITVEANVTESLTKITLSGNSKIQFHQHAEKMEFLASNPSTFKPGLPYTAYIRVTRQDGSPITGTKQSVVLHNTITAQLPTPSTTPQYYWGPQTTNYKLGDQTFTLPDTGVVAIQVQIPENATSVSLRAEYGSVSSYKSLQKSYSPSDSYIQLFLRSTTLRAGSVANFEVQSTEGVQQLTYQILSRGSIVHAGSVDGNNQQSFTFSVPLTDKMAPNARIVTYYVRTDGEVVTDSISFNVAGVFQNQVALSFDKTKAQPGENVNVRVTADPMSTVNLLAVDQSVLLLKSGNDITQEEVIDELKTYDTIHHHDNGPIFFGGGGIMPLGRKKRMIWWPYPTYYGGSDASQIFANAGVKVMTDALVFKHVEQHPFPYEFMRPQMGPNGGEFLFEKGPMAPAPQAPIASQTLKNVDHIRNVFPETWLWTNSSTGSDGQVQISTTVPDTITSWIASAFAINTASGLGIADTTAKIEAFKPFFVSLNLPYSVVRGEQLVLQANVFNYLSQDTDVLVTLEKNDDFRSIVMDASNNPTYVSQTQTSTIHVPSGQAKSVFFPIVPAGLGMIDLTVKAQSPLAADGVRRQLLVEPEGVPKEYNVPILIDLKDSNTFTKDVPITLPASVVAGSQHVKVTAIGDLMGPTVNNLDKLLRMPNGCGEQTMLGFAPDVFVSNYLSATHQLSSDIEEKAIGFMEKGYQRELTFQHKDGSFSAFGDRDKSGSMWLTAFVVKSFHQAKSLIFIDDETLQRAIDWMISRQNGDGSFPEPGRVIHKDMQGGSASGPGLTAFVLISLLENNDLKGGVAQRIQTASQRAVSYLEGRVATLSDDYALAIVSYSLALAKSGSAGAAFSRLNNDAIIKDGMKHWHKAQTQTDSHHYWSPPHRQSNPIDIEMTSYALLVYASNNQFTDGLSVMKWITSQRNPQGGFSSTQDTVMALQALSEFAKMAYSSNFDIQMTATAGSFSHQFSVNAKNALLLQSVELPTIPSQVTISATGHGMGLIQVSVFFNVEQEIEEPSFEMTVTMMKDTLDAIQIETCAHWLKVGASGMTVQEIGVPTGFEADLESITQLPTLKKIETENRKIVIYLDEISTTPTCIVVDMFRTGLVAKTQPAAIRIYDYYEPANQVTKFYQSQRLKNSNICDVCADCGCTA, from the exons ATGAG AATGTGGACAATTTTCTTCTTAGCCTTTTTGGCGACTGCCATTGCACAAGA CACCTACCTAGTTGTCGTACCCTCAGACGTTCGACCCGGGGTACCCCTCAGTATCAGCGTCAACATTCTACAGTCCCATGGCAACGTTAACGTGAAAGCCGACCTGGTGGACAAGAGAACGAAAAATCATGTTGCCACAACACACGGGACTTTCTCTCAAA aTGTTCCAGGCACTCTGACCATCCAG GTACCAGACAGTTTGGGACCGGGATCTTACTCACTGGCCGTTCACGGGACTCATGGATTGAAGTTTACCAATGAGACGGATCTTAACTATCAGTCCAAGAGTGTCTCCATATTCATCCAAACGGACAAAGCCATGTACAAACCAGGGCAAACTG TCAACTTCCGAGCATTTGCTATATATCCTAACATGAGTACCTACACAGGAGCCATGGATATCGAAATTTAT gaccCCAACACTAATAAAATCAAGCAGATTTTGGGCGCCAGGGACTCCACGGGGGTGATCACCAACTTTCTGGAGGTGGATACCCAACCTGTTCTGGGAGACTGGAAAATTAAGGTCATGGCACAT GGGAAATCCACCGAAAAGACGTTTACAATTGCCCACTACG TTTTACCAAAGTTTGAGGTGACAGTTGAACTTCCGTCATTCGCTCTTTCTGCCGATGACAACCTTATGGGAACTGTGAGAGCCAA ATATACTTATGGTAAACCCGTGGAAGGCACTGTCACGCTGCGCGCTAAAAACGAGTACTGGTACCGACCCTGGAACTACCACGGAGACGAACCAATGATTGAGCAAACACTGACTCTG ACAAACGGTGAAGCCAAATTCACTCTATCCGGTCTCAGTACACTTAACAAATACCTTAATGAACGGTACATCACTGTGGAGGCCAATGTGACAGAGAGTCTGACCAAAATAACACTGAGTGGGAACAGTAAAATACAGTTCCATCAGCATGCTGAGAAAATGGAGTTCCTCGCCTCGAACCCTAGCACATTCAAGCCCGGACTTCCTTACACTGCCTAT ataaGAGTCACCCGCCAGGACGGTAGTCCAATTACTGGAACAAAGCAGTCTGTAGTCCTTCATAACACAATAACCGCCCAGCTTCCAACCCCTTCCACAACACCCCAGTACTACTGGGGACCACAGACCACTAACTATAAACTGGGTGACCAGACATTCACCCTTCCTGATACTGGCGTTGTTGCCATCCAGGTACAGATTCCAGAAAACGCCACAAGTGTCAGTTTACGG GCGGAATATGGATCTGTTTCGAGTTACAAGTCTCTCCAGAAAAGCTATTCTCCTAGTGACAGCTACATccaattgtttttaagatctaCCACCTTGCGT GCAGGAAGTGTTGCAAACTTTGAAGTTCAGTCAACAGAGGGTGTACAGCAGCTTACATATCAG ATTTTATCTCGGGGGTCTATTGTACACGCTGGATCTGTGGATGGAAACAACCAACAGTCATTCACATTCAGTGTACCTCTGACGGACAAAATGGCACCCAATGCTCGGATCGTGACATATTACGTCAGAACTGACGGAGAAGTTGTTACCGACAGTATCAGTTTTAACGTTGCAGGAGTTTTTCAAAACCAG GTTGCTTTAAGTTTTGACAAAACAAAGGCTCAGCCCGGTGAGAACGTCAATGTCCGTGTGACAGCTGACCCTATGTCCACAGTCAATCTGTTGGCCGTTGACCAAAGTGTTCTTTTACTGAAGTCTGGAAATGACATTACCCAAGAGGAG GTAATTGATGAATTGAAAACATATGATACAATTCATCACCACGACAACGGACCTATTTTCTTTGGCGGCGGAGGCATTATGCCATTAGGAAGAAAGAAGCGTATGATTTGGTGGCCATATCCTACTTACTACGGTGGATCCGATGCCTCTCAAATCTTTGCT AATGCCGGAGTAAAAGTGATGACCGATGCTTTGGTGTTTAAACATGTTGAACAACATCCAT TTCCATACGAATTTATGCGACCTCAGATGGGACCTAATGGGGGAgaatttctctttgaaaaaGGCCCAATGGCTCCAGCCCCGCAAGCACCAATTGCAAGCCAGACATTGAAAAACGTTGATCATATTCGAAATGTTTTCCCTGAGACCTGGTTATGGACAAATAGTTCTACAGG ATCTGACGGTCAGGTTCAGATTTCTACCACCGTCCCTGACACCATCACCTCCTGGATAGCCAGCGCCTTCGCCATCAACACTGCGTCTGGTTTGGGTATTGCTGATACCACAGCTAAG ATTGAAGCTTTCAAGCCCTTCTTCGTTAGTCTTAACTTGCCGTATTCGGTTGTGCGTGGCGAGCAACTGGTTCTTCAAGCTAATGTTTTCAACTACCTCTCTCAGGATACTGAC GTTTTGGTCACCTTGGAGAAGAACGACGATTTCCGTAGCATCGTGATGGACGCCAGCAATAACCCGACATACGTGTCTCAAACACAGACCTCAACCATCCAT GTTCCCTCTGGACAAGCTAAATCAGTTTTCTTCCCCATCGTCCCTGCTGGTCTTGGAATGATTGACCTCACAGTTAAAGCTCAGTCCCCGTTGGCTGCTGATGGTGTCAGAAGACAACTGTTGGTTGAA CCTGAAGGTGTTCCAAAAGAATACAATGTACCGATTCTGATTGACCTCAAAGATAGCAACACCTTCACCAAAGATGTTCCTATTACACTTCCGGCATCTGTTGTTGCTGGTTCACAGCATGTTAAAGTCACAGCCATTG gcgACTTGATGGGACCAACTGTAAATAATTTGGACAAACTCTTAAGAATGCCTAATGGTTGTGGTGAACAGACAATGTTGGGATTTGCACCTGATGTTTTCGTGTCAAACTATCTTTCTGCAACTCATCAACTTTCTTCCGATATTGAAGAAAAGGCCATAGGGTTTATGGAAAAAG GTTATCAGAGAGAACTGACATTCCAACACAAAGATGGATCATTCAGTGCTTTCGGAGATCGTGATAAATCCGGAAGCATGTG GCTGACGGCCTTTGTTGTCAAATCCTTCCACCAAGCCAAATCTCTCATCTTCATTGATGACGAGACTCTGCAGAGAGCCATTGATTGGATGATCAGCCGACAGAACGGTGACGGATCCTTCCCAGAACCGGGTCGTGTCATTCACAAAGATATGCAG GGAGGATCTGCATCAGGACCAGGACTGACTGCTTTTGTCCTTATTTCACTGCTGGAAAACAACGATCTTAAAGGG GGAGTAGCACAAAGAATCCAGACGGCCAGTCAAAGAGCAGTGTCTTACCTTGAAGGAAGAGTTGCTACGCTCTCGGATGATTATGCCCTCGCCATAGTTAGCTACTCGCTCGCCTTGGCGAAATCTGGGTCAGCCGGAGCAGCGTTCAGTCGTCTTAACAATGACGCTATAATAAAGG ATGGCATGAAACACTGGCACAAAGCTCAAACTCAGACCGATTCCCACCACTACTGGTCCCCGCCTCATCGCCAGTCTAACCCAATCGATATTGAGATGACTTCATACGCCCTCCTTGTGTACGCCTCCAACAACCAATTCACCGATGGACTCTCAGTCATGAAATGGATCACATCACAGAGAAATCCCCAGGGTGGATTTAGTTCAACACAG GATACCGTAATGGCTCTTCAGGCGCTCTCCGAGTTTGCCAAAATGGCCTATTCTAGCAACTTTGACATTCAGATGACGGCGACGGCCGGAAGTTTCTCCCACCAATTCTCTGTGAATGCCAAAAATGCTCTTCTTCTTCAGTCTGTCGAG CTTCCGACCATCCCATCCCAAGTAACTATCTCTGCAACAGGACATGGTATGGGTCTCATCCAG GTGTCGGTTTTCTTCAATGTGGAGCAAGAAATCGAGGAACCTTCCTTTGAGATGACAGTTACTATGATGAAAGATACACTGGACGCCATTCAAATTGAAACTTGTGCTCA TTGGCTGAAGGTCGGTGCTAGCGGAATGACGGTACAGGAGATAGGGGTTCCTACAGGATTTGAGGCAGATTTAGAAAGCATCACTCAGTTACCTACACTCAAAAAGATTGAAACAGAAAACAGAAAGATCGTCATTTACTTGGATGAG ATTTCCACCACTCCAACCTGTATAGTCGTGGATATGTTCCGCACAGGACTAGTCGCCAAAACACAACCGGCTGCCATTCGAATCTACGATTACTATGAGCCAG CCAACCAAGTGACCAAGTTTTACCAATCCCAGCGACTGAAGAATTCCAACATCTGTGACGTCTGCGCGGATTGTGGATGTACAGCTTAA
- the LOC128192930 gene encoding CD109 antigen-like isoform X4, which translates to MRMWTIFFLAFLATAIAQDTYLVVVPSDVRPGVPLSISVNILQSHGNVNVKADLVDKRTKNHVATTHGTFSQNVPGTLTIQVPDSLGPGSYSLAVHGTHGLKFTNETDLNYQSKSVSIFIQTDKAMYKPGQTVNFRAFAIYPNMSTYTGAMDIEIYDPNTNKIKQILGARDSTGVITNFLEVDTQPVLGDWKIKVMAHGKSTEKTFTIAHYVLPKFEVTVELPSFALSADDNLMGTVRAKYTYGKPVEGTVTLRAKNEYWYRPWNYHGDEPMIEQTLTLTNGEAKFTLSGLSTLNKYLNERYITVEANVTESLTKITLSGNSKIQFHQHAEKMEFLASNPSTFKPGLPYTAYIRVTRQDGSPITGTKQSVVLHNTITAQLPTPSTTPQYYWGPQTTNYKLGDQTFTLPDTGVVAIQVQIPENATSVSLRAEYGSVSSYKSLQKSYSPSDSYIQLFLRSTTLRAGSVANFEVQSTEGVQQLTYQILSRGSIVHAGSVDGNNQQSFTFSVPLTDKMAPNARIVTYYVRTDGEVVTDSISFNVAGVFQNQVALSFDKTKAQPGENVNVRVTADPMSTVNLLAVDQSVLLLKSGNDITQEEVIDELKTYDTIHHHDNGPIFFGGGGIMPLGRKKRMIWWPYPTYYGGSDASQIFANAGVKVMTDALVFKHVEQHPLIDCPMCGMAFGAGAGGGAGGGFAVANSLSTGSSTNLKQIEHVRSIFPETWLWQNSTTGSDGQVQISTTVPDTITSWIASAFAINTASGLGIADTTAKIEAFKPFFVSLNLPYSVVRGEQLVLQANVFNYLSQDTDVLVTLEKNDDFRSIVMDASNNPTYVSQTQTSTIHVPSGQAKSVFFPIVPAGLGMIDLTVKAQSPLAADGVRRQLLVEPEGVPKEYNVPILIDLKDSNTFTKDVPITLPASVVAGSQHVKVTAIGDLMGPTVNNLDKLLRMPNGCGEQTMLGFAPDVFVSNYLSATHQLSSDIEEKAIGFMEKGYQRELTFQHKDGSFSAFGDRDKSGSMWLTAFVVKSFHQAKSLIFIDDETLQRAIDWMISRQNGDGSFPEPGRVIHKDMQGGSASGPGLTAFVLISLLENNDLKGGVAQRIQTASQRAVSYLEGRVATLSDDYALAIVSYSLALAKSGSAGAAFSRLNNDAIIKDGMKHWHKAQTQTDSHHYWSPPHRQSNPIDIEMTSYALLVYASNNQFTDGLSVMKWITSQRNPQGGFSSTQDTVMALQALSEFAKMAYSSNFDIQMTATAGSFSHQFSVNAKNALLLQSVELPTIPSQVTISATGHGMGLIQVSVFFNVEQEIEEPSFEMTVTMMKDTLDAIQIETCAHWLKVGASGMTVQEIGVPTGFEADLESITQLPTLKKIETENRKIVIYLDEISTTPTCIVVDMFRTGLVAKTQPAAIRIYDYYEPANQVTKFYQSQRLKNSNICDVCADCGCTA; encoded by the exons ATGAG AATGTGGACAATTTTCTTCTTAGCCTTTTTGGCGACTGCCATTGCACAAGA CACCTACCTAGTTGTCGTACCCTCAGACGTTCGACCCGGGGTACCCCTCAGTATCAGCGTCAACATTCTACAGTCCCATGGCAACGTTAACGTGAAAGCCGACCTGGTGGACAAGAGAACGAAAAATCATGTTGCCACAACACACGGGACTTTCTCTCAAA aTGTTCCAGGCACTCTGACCATCCAG GTACCAGACAGTTTGGGACCGGGATCTTACTCACTGGCCGTTCACGGGACTCATGGATTGAAGTTTACCAATGAGACGGATCTTAACTATCAGTCCAAGAGTGTCTCCATATTCATCCAAACGGACAAAGCCATGTACAAACCAGGGCAAACTG TCAACTTCCGAGCATTTGCTATATATCCTAACATGAGTACCTACACAGGAGCCATGGATATCGAAATTTAT gaccCCAACACTAATAAAATCAAGCAGATTTTGGGCGCCAGGGACTCCACGGGGGTGATCACCAACTTTCTGGAGGTGGATACCCAACCTGTTCTGGGAGACTGGAAAATTAAGGTCATGGCACAT GGGAAATCCACCGAAAAGACGTTTACAATTGCCCACTACG TTTTACCAAAGTTTGAGGTGACAGTTGAACTTCCGTCATTCGCTCTTTCTGCCGATGACAACCTTATGGGAACTGTGAGAGCCAA ATATACTTATGGTAAACCCGTGGAAGGCACTGTCACGCTGCGCGCTAAAAACGAGTACTGGTACCGACCCTGGAACTACCACGGAGACGAACCAATGATTGAGCAAACACTGACTCTG ACAAACGGTGAAGCCAAATTCACTCTATCCGGTCTCAGTACACTTAACAAATACCTTAATGAACGGTACATCACTGTGGAGGCCAATGTGACAGAGAGTCTGACCAAAATAACACTGAGTGGGAACAGTAAAATACAGTTCCATCAGCATGCTGAGAAAATGGAGTTCCTCGCCTCGAACCCTAGCACATTCAAGCCCGGACTTCCTTACACTGCCTAT ataaGAGTCACCCGCCAGGACGGTAGTCCAATTACTGGAACAAAGCAGTCTGTAGTCCTTCATAACACAATAACCGCCCAGCTTCCAACCCCTTCCACAACACCCCAGTACTACTGGGGACCACAGACCACTAACTATAAACTGGGTGACCAGACATTCACCCTTCCTGATACTGGCGTTGTTGCCATCCAGGTACAGATTCCAGAAAACGCCACAAGTGTCAGTTTACGG GCGGAATATGGATCTGTTTCGAGTTACAAGTCTCTCCAGAAAAGCTATTCTCCTAGTGACAGCTACATccaattgtttttaagatctaCCACCTTGCGT GCAGGAAGTGTTGCAAACTTTGAAGTTCAGTCAACAGAGGGTGTACAGCAGCTTACATATCAG ATTTTATCTCGGGGGTCTATTGTACACGCTGGATCTGTGGATGGAAACAACCAACAGTCATTCACATTCAGTGTACCTCTGACGGACAAAATGGCACCCAATGCTCGGATCGTGACATATTACGTCAGAACTGACGGAGAAGTTGTTACCGACAGTATCAGTTTTAACGTTGCAGGAGTTTTTCAAAACCAG GTTGCTTTAAGTTTTGACAAAACAAAGGCTCAGCCCGGTGAGAACGTCAATGTCCGTGTGACAGCTGACCCTATGTCCACAGTCAATCTGTTGGCCGTTGACCAAAGTGTTCTTTTACTGAAGTCTGGAAATGACATTACCCAAGAGGAG GTAATTGATGAATTGAAAACATATGATACAATTCATCACCACGACAACGGACCTATTTTCTTTGGCGGCGGAGGCATTATGCCATTAGGAAGAAAGAAGCGTATGATTTGGTGGCCATATCCTACTTACTACGGTGGATCCGATGCCTCTCAAATCTTTGCT AATGCCGGAGTAAAAGTGATGACCGATGCTTTGGTGTTTAAACATGTTGAACAACATCCAT TGATTGATTGTCCTATGTGTGGTATGGCATTTGGGGCTGGAGCCGGTGGCGGCGCCGGAGGAGGTTTTGCTGTAGCAAATTCCTTATCCACCGGCAGCTCaacaaatcttaaacaaattgaGCATGTTCGAAGTATTTTTCCTGAGACTTGGCTATGGCAGAACTCAACCACTGG ATCTGACGGTCAGGTTCAGATTTCTACCACCGTCCCTGACACCATCACCTCCTGGATAGCCAGCGCCTTCGCCATCAACACTGCGTCTGGTTTGGGTATTGCTGATACCACAGCTAAG ATTGAAGCTTTCAAGCCCTTCTTCGTTAGTCTTAACTTGCCGTATTCGGTTGTGCGTGGCGAGCAACTGGTTCTTCAAGCTAATGTTTTCAACTACCTCTCTCAGGATACTGAC GTTTTGGTCACCTTGGAGAAGAACGACGATTTCCGTAGCATCGTGATGGACGCCAGCAATAACCCGACATACGTGTCTCAAACACAGACCTCAACCATCCAT GTTCCCTCTGGACAAGCTAAATCAGTTTTCTTCCCCATCGTCCCTGCTGGTCTTGGAATGATTGACCTCACAGTTAAAGCTCAGTCCCCGTTGGCTGCTGATGGTGTCAGAAGACAACTGTTGGTTGAA CCTGAAGGTGTTCCAAAAGAATACAATGTACCGATTCTGATTGACCTCAAAGATAGCAACACCTTCACCAAAGATGTTCCTATTACACTTCCGGCATCTGTTGTTGCTGGTTCACAGCATGTTAAAGTCACAGCCATTG gcgACTTGATGGGACCAACTGTAAATAATTTGGACAAACTCTTAAGAATGCCTAATGGTTGTGGTGAACAGACAATGTTGGGATTTGCACCTGATGTTTTCGTGTCAAACTATCTTTCTGCAACTCATCAACTTTCTTCCGATATTGAAGAAAAGGCCATAGGGTTTATGGAAAAAG GTTATCAGAGAGAACTGACATTCCAACACAAAGATGGATCATTCAGTGCTTTCGGAGATCGTGATAAATCCGGAAGCATGTG GCTGACGGCCTTTGTTGTCAAATCCTTCCACCAAGCCAAATCTCTCATCTTCATTGATGACGAGACTCTGCAGAGAGCCATTGATTGGATGATCAGCCGACAGAACGGTGACGGATCCTTCCCAGAACCGGGTCGTGTCATTCACAAAGATATGCAG GGAGGATCTGCATCAGGACCAGGACTGACTGCTTTTGTCCTTATTTCACTGCTGGAAAACAACGATCTTAAAGGG GGAGTAGCACAAAGAATCCAGACGGCCAGTCAAAGAGCAGTGTCTTACCTTGAAGGAAGAGTTGCTACGCTCTCGGATGATTATGCCCTCGCCATAGTTAGCTACTCGCTCGCCTTGGCGAAATCTGGGTCAGCCGGAGCAGCGTTCAGTCGTCTTAACAATGACGCTATAATAAAGG ATGGCATGAAACACTGGCACAAAGCTCAAACTCAGACCGATTCCCACCACTACTGGTCCCCGCCTCATCGCCAGTCTAACCCAATCGATATTGAGATGACTTCATACGCCCTCCTTGTGTACGCCTCCAACAACCAATTCACCGATGGACTCTCAGTCATGAAATGGATCACATCACAGAGAAATCCCCAGGGTGGATTTAGTTCAACACAG GATACCGTAATGGCTCTTCAGGCGCTCTCCGAGTTTGCCAAAATGGCCTATTCTAGCAACTTTGACATTCAGATGACGGCGACGGCCGGAAGTTTCTCCCACCAATTCTCTGTGAATGCCAAAAATGCTCTTCTTCTTCAGTCTGTCGAG CTTCCGACCATCCCATCCCAAGTAACTATCTCTGCAACAGGACATGGTATGGGTCTCATCCAG GTGTCGGTTTTCTTCAATGTGGAGCAAGAAATCGAGGAACCTTCCTTTGAGATGACAGTTACTATGATGAAAGATACACTGGACGCCATTCAAATTGAAACTTGTGCTCA TTGGCTGAAGGTCGGTGCTAGCGGAATGACGGTACAGGAGATAGGGGTTCCTACAGGATTTGAGGCAGATTTAGAAAGCATCACTCAGTTACCTACACTCAAAAAGATTGAAACAGAAAACAGAAAGATCGTCATTTACTTGGATGAG ATTTCCACCACTCCAACCTGTATAGTCGTGGATATGTTCCGCACAGGACTAGTCGCCAAAACACAACCGGCTGCCATTCGAATCTACGATTACTATGAGCCAG CCAACCAAGTGACCAAGTTTTACCAATCCCAGCGACTGAAGAATTCCAACATCTGTGACGTCTGCGCGGATTGTGGATGTACAGCTTAA